From Actinomyces sp. oral taxon 171 str. F0337, one genomic window encodes:
- a CDS encoding twin-arginine translocase TatA/TatE family subunit, with protein sequence MFGISGSEFLVIILVAVIVVGPQRLPEYTRKLTQMVRQLRVFLDNARSQIAEEVGPEMADLDLSSLDPRQYDPRKIVRDALGEDIDAIREDLAHPFRSVGSAAKEASDDAAQAVNDVVTQDRAKSLSKQIEAKRAEHLGGNDAEAAQNTENTENTENTESSESLEGAERTEAAESLESSESIEQPAGSTSPRGVLQQTDDAELEAQSEPAEEADPTDGSDEVETEQPEGTKDAESAEQSEENKDAGQAESAEQPLEPEPVEVPTSLVEPEGASGEHAGDASAEGADSRTRVRPLSPRDIVRAANAAARTRAEAARIAVDF encoded by the coding sequence GTGTTCGGCATCTCTGGATCTGAGTTCCTCGTCATCATCCTGGTGGCGGTGATCGTGGTGGGGCCGCAGCGCTTGCCCGAGTACACCCGCAAGCTCACGCAGATGGTGCGTCAGCTCAGGGTGTTCCTGGACAACGCGCGCAGCCAGATCGCCGAGGAGGTCGGCCCCGAGATGGCCGACCTGGACCTGTCCAGCCTCGACCCGCGCCAGTACGACCCCCGCAAGATCGTGCGCGACGCCCTGGGGGAGGACATCGACGCCATCCGCGAGGACCTCGCCCACCCCTTCAGGTCCGTCGGCTCAGCCGCCAAGGAGGCCTCCGACGACGCCGCCCAGGCGGTCAACGACGTGGTCACGCAGGACCGGGCCAAGTCGCTGAGCAAGCAGATCGAGGCCAAGCGGGCCGAGCATCTGGGCGGGAACGATGCTGAGGCCGCTCAGAACACCGAGAACACCGAGAACACCGAGAACACGGAGAGTTCCGAGAGCCTCGAGGGCGCGGAGAGGACCGAGGCTGCTGAGAGCCTCGAGAGCTCCGAGAGTATCGAGCAACCCGCAGGCTCCACCTCGCCGCGGGGCGTGCTTCAGCAGACGGATGACGCCGAGCTCGAGGCCCAGTCCGAGCCGGCGGAGGAAGCCGATCCGACTGACGGGTCCGATGAGGTCGAGACCGAGCAGCCCGAGGGGACCAAGGATGCTGAGAGTGCTGAGCAGTCCGAGGAGAACAAGGATGCCGGTCAGGCGGAGTCCGCTGAGCAGCCGCTCGAGCCGGAGCCGGTAGAGGTCCCCACCAGCCTGGTCGAGCCGGAGGGTGCCTCCGGCGAGCACGCGGGGGACGCCTCCGCGGAGGGCGCTGACTCCCGCACCCGTGTGCGCCCTTTGTCTCCGCGTGACATCGTGCGCGCCGCCAACGCCGCCGCCCGCACCCGCGCCGAGGCCGCGCGCATCGCCGTCGACTTCTGA
- a CDS encoding Mrp/NBP35 family ATP-binding protein, with amino-acid sequence MPQPTHDAVMEALARVNDPELHRPITDLGMVSSIDIAEDGVVSVEVLLTVAGCPLKDTITADTQREVGSVEGVTGVQVSLGVMNDEQRADLRRRLRGGAAEPVVPFTQPGNLTRVYAVTSGKGGVGKSSVTANLAAAMAAQGLSVGVVDADIYGFSIPRMLGVDRVPTQLDGMIVPPVAHGVKVISIGMFVEDKQPVVWRGPMLHRAVQQFLSDVFWGDLDVLLLDLPPGTGDVTISVAQLLPNAEILVVTTPQTAAAEVAERTGLIAAQTHQKVVGVIENMSYMPQPDGSRLEIFGSGGGEIVSASLSETLGYEVPLLAQLPLDIRLREGSDTGCPAAVADDGKPAADAPAALELSAVAQRLTRRARGLAGKSLGVTPA; translated from the coding sequence ATGCCGCAACCGACTCATGACGCCGTCATGGAGGCGCTGGCCAGGGTCAACGACCCCGAGCTGCACCGCCCCATCACCGACCTGGGAATGGTCTCCTCCATTGACATCGCCGAGGACGGCGTGGTCAGTGTCGAGGTACTCCTGACCGTGGCCGGGTGCCCGCTGAAGGACACGATCACCGCCGATACCCAGCGCGAGGTCGGCTCTGTCGAGGGTGTCACCGGGGTGCAGGTGAGTCTGGGCGTCATGAACGATGAGCAGAGGGCCGACCTGCGCCGCCGGCTGCGCGGAGGGGCCGCTGAACCGGTGGTTCCCTTCACCCAGCCGGGCAACCTCACCCGGGTCTACGCCGTGACCTCAGGCAAGGGCGGGGTCGGCAAGTCCTCGGTGACCGCGAACCTGGCCGCTGCCATGGCCGCCCAGGGCCTGAGTGTGGGCGTCGTCGACGCCGACATCTACGGCTTCTCCATCCCCCGCATGCTGGGCGTGGACCGGGTCCCCACCCAGCTCGACGGCATGATCGTGCCGCCCGTGGCCCACGGGGTGAAGGTCATCTCGATCGGCATGTTCGTCGAGGACAAGCAGCCGGTCGTCTGGCGCGGCCCCATGCTGCACCGCGCCGTCCAGCAGTTCCTCTCCGACGTCTTCTGGGGGGACCTGGACGTCCTCCTGCTGGACCTGCCGCCCGGGACCGGAGACGTGACCATCTCGGTGGCACAGCTGCTGCCGAACGCCGAGATCCTCGTGGTCACCACCCCGCAGACGGCCGCCGCCGAGGTGGCTGAGCGCACCGGGCTCATCGCCGCCCAGACGCACCAGAAGGTGGTGGGCGTCATCGAGAACATGTCCTACATGCCCCAGCCCGACGGCTCACGCCTGGAGATCTTCGGCTCCGGCGGAGGCGAGATCGTCAGTGCCTCCCTGAGCGAGACCCTCGGCTACGAGGTCCCGCTCCTGGCTCAGCTGCCGCTGGACATCCGTCTGCGGGAGGGCTCCGACACCGGTTGTCCGGCTGCCGTGGCCGACGACGGCAAGCCGGCCGCCGACGCCCCCGCGGCCCTGGAGCTATCCGCCGTTGCCCAGCGTCTGACCCGCCGCGCCCGAGGCCTGGCCGGCAAGAGCCTGGGGGTCACCCCGGCCTGA
- a CDS encoding DUF1003 domain-containing protein: MPDQLDQPLPDSRLRWLRRTHPAHASRSDGFGRFAEATARFMGSPKFVLYMSIFVAVWIVANLVLAKMQQAWDPYPFILLNLAFSTQASYSAPLIMLAQNRQDDRDRVTAEQDRQRAQRNLEDTEFLTREIAALRLAMNDVATRDFVRSELRDMLSEILAEERLTREEIAEFQDSGDDEPGTTQGQRPTR, from the coding sequence ATGCCTGACCAGCTCGACCAGCCCTTGCCAGACAGTCGCCTGCGGTGGCTGCGCAGGACCCACCCGGCCCACGCCTCCCGCTCCGACGGCTTCGGCCGCTTCGCCGAGGCGACCGCCCGCTTCATGGGTTCGCCCAAGTTCGTGCTCTACATGTCGATCTTCGTCGCTGTGTGGATCGTGGCGAACCTCGTCCTGGCCAAGATGCAGCAGGCCTGGGACCCCTACCCCTTCATCCTGCTCAACCTGGCCTTCTCCACCCAGGCCTCCTACTCGGCGCCCCTCATCATGCTGGCCCAGAACCGGCAGGACGACCGCGACCGCGTCACCGCCGAGCAGGACCGCCAGCGCGCCCAGCGCAACCTGGAGGACACCGAGTTCCTCACCCGGGAGATCGCCGCCCTGCGCCTGGCCATGAACGACGTCGCCACCCGCGACTTCGTGCGCAGCGAACTACGTGACATGCTCAGCGAGATCCTCGCCGAGGAGCGCCTCACCCGTGAGGAGATCGCCGAGTTCCAGGACAGCGGCGACGACGAGCCCGGCACCACCCAGGGGCAGCGCCCCACTCGCTGA
- a CDS encoding magnesium transporter MgtE N-terminal domain-containing protein yields MENTRTRTTSRVFVARLIGTSVFDPLGDEVGKVHDVVVLLQMRGEPRAVGFVIEVSSRRRVFLPLSRITAIEPGAVITTGLMNIRRFTQRHVETLVVGELLDRVVTMRDGSGTVTVRDVAIERDRGMDWKVTRLFVQRASSGPLGLRRGETFTVRPDEVSGLAASADQQGATALLATLEDLKPADLADVMRDLPQDSQMRVAAELTDERLADVLEELGNEDAVALLSRLEAGRAAHVLDAMQPDDAADLVADLPQLKATELLGLMEPEEAEDVRRLMAYDDYTAGGLMTTEPIILPPESTVATFLAQSRKAEVPPALAAVGFVCRPPLESPTGKFVGMIHFQRALRERPQRMVGSIVDTDVDSVRPEDSIGTVTRLLATYNLTALPVLDDAGRLLGAVSVDDVLDHLMPDDWRVADEAVTDETIERGANA; encoded by the coding sequence GTGGAGAACACCAGGACGCGCACGACCAGCAGGGTCTTTGTGGCCCGCCTCATCGGCACCTCCGTCTTCGACCCCTTGGGCGATGAGGTGGGTAAGGTCCATGACGTCGTCGTCCTGCTGCAGATGCGGGGGGAGCCCCGAGCCGTCGGCTTCGTCATCGAGGTCTCCAGCCGGCGCCGCGTCTTCCTGCCCCTGTCCCGGATCACCGCGATCGAGCCCGGGGCCGTCATCACCACGGGCCTGATGAACATCCGCCGCTTCACCCAGCGGCACGTGGAGACCCTGGTCGTCGGAGAGCTGTTGGACCGGGTGGTCACCATGCGCGACGGCTCAGGGACCGTCACGGTGCGGGACGTGGCCATCGAGCGCGACCGCGGCATGGACTGGAAGGTGACCCGCCTGTTCGTCCAGCGAGCCTCCTCGGGCCCCTTGGGCCTGCGCCGCGGGGAGACCTTCACGGTGCGCCCCGACGAGGTCAGCGGCCTGGCCGCCAGCGCCGACCAGCAGGGCGCCACCGCGCTGCTGGCCACCTTGGAGGACCTCAAGCCCGCCGATCTGGCCGACGTCATGCGTGACCTGCCTCAGGACAGCCAGATGCGCGTGGCCGCAGAGCTGACCGACGAGCGCCTGGCCGACGTCCTGGAGGAGCTCGGCAACGAGGACGCCGTCGCCCTCCTGTCCCGCCTGGAGGCCGGGCGCGCCGCCCACGTCCTGGACGCCATGCAGCCCGACGACGCCGCCGATCTGGTCGCCGACCTCCCCCAGCTCAAGGCCACCGAGCTACTGGGCCTCATGGAGCCCGAGGAGGCCGAGGACGTGCGCCGCCTCATGGCCTACGACGACTACACCGCCGGCGGTCTGATGACCACCGAGCCGATCATTCTGCCCCCCGAGTCGACGGTGGCGACCTTCCTGGCCCAGTCCCGCAAGGCCGAGGTTCCTCCCGCCCTGGCCGCCGTCGGCTTCGTGTGCCGCCCGCCCCTGGAGTCCCCCACCGGCAAGTTCGTGGGCATGATCCACTTTCAGCGAGCCCTGCGCGAGCGCCCCCAGCGCATGGTCGGCTCCATCGTGGACACCGACGTCGACTCCGTGCGCCCCGAGGACTCCATCGGTACCGTCACCCGCCTGCTGGCCACCTACAACCTGACGGCCCTGCCGGTCCTCGACGACGCCGGGCGCCTGCTGGGCGCCGTCAGTGTCGACGACGTCCTGGACCACCTCATGCCCGACGACTGGCGCGTGGCCGACGAGGCCGTCACCGACGAGACGATCGAGAGGGGCGCCAATGCCTGA
- a CDS encoding general stress protein, protein MNANSSPLSSLTSSSGGVMPQGEEVASFATYPEAQRAVDALSDQGFPVQHLAIIGTDLRQVERITGRMSWGRAAMSGAMNGLWIGMFFGIIMSVAGSSGPRLSFWACVLLGVLWGIVFQLFSYALTRGRRDFTSISQVVASRYSIIAAREIHEASQALADVPGNLSRGGEALRRSQERRRAREEAPGPTAFGSRPDEQPRFGVRLPQPGSSTPDRTSATPAGTTSDAPAVSNVSEDYDPFLRSPRPVDRKDQGASASSQETGDEAGSGDEN, encoded by the coding sequence ATGAACGCCAATTCGAGCCCGTTGTCGTCCCTGACCTCGTCCAGTGGTGGTGTCATGCCCCAGGGGGAGGAGGTGGCCTCCTTCGCGACCTACCCCGAGGCGCAGAGGGCGGTCGACGCTCTGTCGGACCAGGGCTTCCCGGTTCAGCACCTGGCGATCATCGGCACCGACCTGCGCCAGGTCGAGCGCATCACCGGGCGCATGAGCTGGGGGCGTGCAGCGATGTCTGGGGCCATGAACGGCCTGTGGATCGGTATGTTCTTCGGCATCATCATGTCGGTGGCCGGCAGCAGCGGGCCCCGGCTCAGCTTCTGGGCCTGCGTCCTGCTGGGGGTGCTGTGGGGCATCGTCTTCCAGCTCTTCAGCTACGCCCTGACCCGGGGGCGACGCGACTTCACCTCCATCAGCCAGGTCGTGGCCTCGCGATACTCGATCATCGCCGCACGTGAGATTCATGAGGCCAGCCAGGCCCTGGCCGACGTCCCGGGCAACCTCTCGCGCGGGGGAGAGGCGCTGCGGCGCTCCCAGGAGCGCCGTCGGGCCCGGGAGGAGGCCCCCGGGCCCACCGCCTTCGGCTCGCGCCCCGACGAGCAGCCCCGCTTCGGGGTGCGGCTGCCGCAGCCCGGCAGCAGCACTCCCGACCGGACCTCCGCCACCCCTGCCGGCACCACCTCCGACGCCCCGGCCGTCTCCAACGTCTCCGAGGACTACGACCCGTTCCTGCGTTCCCCGCGACCGGTGGATCGGAAGGATCAGGGGGCCTCGGCGTCGTCGCAGGAGACCGGTGATGAGGCCGGCTCGGGTGACGAGAACTGA
- a CDS encoding sugar phosphate isomerase/epimerase family protein: MSIPVGLSTACVVPGSVPDTFAIAQELGYDGVEIMVWSEKASQDAIRLAALVEKFDQPVLAVHAPTLLVTRGVFGVDPWDKVDRSIELAHYLEAPTVVLHPPFFWQTRYARSFIAGVAQREATTGIHLAVENMFTWRPRHAHSTRDFQAYSPTWDPVGQGYKSVTLDISHAATSGSDALAMARSLGPTLRHLHLTDGVPGPLDDHLLPGQGNQDCAGVLKHLVATGFEAGGGQVVVEVTTRSMTAAQRLEGLASALAFAREHLEGGEPAHIPEPTRKRYRRT, encoded by the coding sequence ATGAGCATTCCGGTGGGTCTGTCGACCGCCTGCGTGGTTCCCGGCAGTGTTCCCGACACCTTCGCCATCGCCCAGGAGCTGGGCTACGACGGCGTCGAGATCATGGTCTGGAGCGAGAAGGCATCCCAGGACGCCATCCGGCTGGCGGCCCTGGTGGAGAAGTTCGATCAGCCGGTGCTGGCCGTCCACGCCCCCACGCTGCTGGTGACCCGCGGGGTCTTCGGCGTGGATCCGTGGGACAAGGTGGACCGTTCCATCGAGCTGGCCCACTACCTCGAGGCGCCCACGGTGGTGCTGCACCCGCCCTTCTTCTGGCAGACCCGTTACGCGCGCTCCTTCATCGCCGGGGTCGCGCAGCGCGAGGCGACCACGGGCATTCACCTGGCGGTGGAGAACATGTTCACCTGGCGTCCCCGCCACGCCCACTCCACGCGCGACTTCCAGGCCTACTCACCCACCTGGGACCCGGTGGGTCAGGGATACAAGTCGGTGACGCTGGACATCTCCCACGCCGCCACCTCCGGCTCCGACGCGCTGGCCATGGCCCGTTCGCTGGGGCCCACGCTGCGTCACCTGCACCTGACCGACGGCGTGCCCGGGCCCCTCGACGACCACCTGCTGCCCGGGCAGGGCAACCAGGACTGCGCCGGGGTCCTCAAGCACCTGGTGGCCACCGGCTTTGAGGCCGGTGGGGGACAGGTCGTCGTCGAGGTGACCACCCGGTCCATGACGGCCGCCCAGCGCCTCGAGGGGCTCGCCAGTGCCCTGGCCTTCGCCCGGGAGCACCTGGAGGGCGGGGAACCGGCTCACATCCCTGAGCCGACCCGGAAGCGCTACCGCCGTACCTGA
- a CDS encoding cation diffusion facilitator family transporter, whose amino-acid sequence MSTSGDHEHHDHSHNHSQGHSHNHGAGASRGRLLVALCLSATVLVAEIVTALLTGSLALLADAGHMLTDVAGLATALTAAHLSTHPATDRSTWGMRRAEVIGAALQAGALAVVGVFVAFKAVHNLLAPPPVEASGMLVMGVIGLAANVLALLVLSRGRGHDGHGENLNMRAAFLEVVNDALGSVGVIVAAAVVARTGWTRADAMASLLIAVLILPRAVTLLRSALAVLMDFTPRELDLAQVRSHMLGIDHVEEVHDLHAWTVASGMPVLTAHVVVRDECLRDGHTEEILDRLQGCVAEHFPVKIRHATLQLEPVSHLEHEAAYC is encoded by the coding sequence GTGAGCACCTCGGGAGACCACGAGCACCACGATCATTCCCACAACCATTCCCAGGGGCACTCGCACAACCACGGCGCCGGGGCCTCGCGCGGACGGCTCCTGGTCGCCCTGTGCCTGTCGGCCACCGTCCTGGTGGCCGAGATCGTCACCGCTCTTCTCACCGGCTCACTGGCGCTGCTGGCCGACGCCGGGCACATGCTCACCGACGTCGCCGGGCTGGCCACGGCCCTGACGGCCGCCCACCTGTCCACGCATCCGGCCACGGACCGCTCCACCTGGGGCATGCGCCGCGCCGAGGTCATCGGGGCCGCGCTCCAGGCGGGCGCGCTCGCCGTCGTCGGTGTCTTCGTGGCCTTCAAGGCGGTTCACAACCTGCTGGCGCCCCCGCCGGTCGAGGCCTCCGGCATGCTCGTCATGGGCGTCATCGGCCTGGCCGCCAACGTTCTCGCGCTGCTGGTCCTCTCCAGGGGCCGGGGACATGACGGACACGGCGAGAACCTCAACATGAGGGCCGCCTTCCTGGAGGTCGTCAATGACGCCCTGGGGTCGGTGGGTGTCATCGTCGCCGCCGCCGTCGTGGCCCGCACCGGCTGGACCCGGGCCGACGCCATGGCCTCCCTCCTCATCGCCGTCCTCATCCTGCCCCGGGCGGTGACGCTGCTGCGCTCGGCCCTGGCGGTCCTCATGGACTTCACCCCCCGGGAGCTGGACCTGGCGCAGGTGCGCTCGCACATGCTCGGCATCGACCACGTCGAGGAGGTCCACGACCTGCACGCATGGACCGTCGCCTCGGGCATGCCGGTGCTGACCGCGCATGTCGTCGTGCGCGACGAGTGCCTGCGCGACGGTCACACCGAGGAGATCCTCGACCGGCTTCAGGGCTGCGTGGCCGAGCACTTCCCGGTCAAGATCCGGCACGCGACCCTCCAGCTCGAGCCCGTCTCGCACCTCGAGCACGAGGCCGCCTACTGCTAG
- a CDS encoding ArsR/SmtB family transcription factor, with protein MTMKHGLLPEDRSQDHGAVHEAATVASLLDVLGDATRLAILRHLHGGEHRVVELTEHLGLAQSTVSQHLAILRSAGLISSHSHGRANVSRIENPEAIEQVLSATESLAAVISADAASRGKESL; from the coding sequence ATGACGATGAAACATGGGCTGCTCCCCGAGGACCGATCCCAGGACCACGGCGCCGTGCACGAGGCCGCTACCGTGGCCTCGCTGCTCGACGTCCTGGGGGACGCCACACGCCTGGCGATCCTGCGTCACCTCCACGGCGGCGAGCACCGGGTGGTGGAGCTGACCGAGCACCTGGGCCTGGCCCAGTCGACCGTCTCCCAGCACCTGGCGATCCTGCGCAGCGCCGGTCTCATCTCCAGCCACTCCCACGGGAGGGCCAACGTCAGCCGGATCGAGAACCCCGAGGCCATCGAGCAGGTCCTGTCCGCGACCGAGTCCCTGGCCGCCGTCATCTCCGCAGACGCCGCGAGCCGCGGCAAGGAGTCCCTGTGA
- a CDS encoding aminopeptidase P family protein — translation MASTSPADNHPSDEAPTSSQEATQSLSARGSNRSRQPDNQAFRDFIGSGWGPRPEGLPARSEAAPWAAARREALGRLFPGERLVLPAGALKVRNNDCDYRFRPHSAFAHLAGTGTDFEPDAVLVLDPLTSADQDAGSPDDVDDIDVADGAAPTHEAVLYFRPRASRSSQEFYGDPRYGELWVGVRPSLEEVESSTGMRCAHIDSLPDALAKDAGPGAVGLRVVAEADESVTALVSTTRQQVGQQTGEAAAEVDAGLAEAASELRLIKDPWEIDQLRAAIAATKAGFDDLIRSIPRARGHWRGERVLEGAFGAKAREEGNGLGYDTIAAAGNHANTLHWINNDGAVEPGQLVLVDAGVEVDSLYTADVTRTIPVDGRFTEAQRRIYQAVLDAADAAFARAGTPGCRFKDVHAAAMEVIAARLEEWGMLPEGVSAAESLAPEGQYHRRWMVHGTSHHLGLDVHDCAQARREMYMEAELRPGMCFTIEPGLYFREDDLLVPAEMRGTGVRIEDDVVVREDGSVERLTQDVPRTVEEVEAWVSGLIA, via the coding sequence ATGGCATCGACTTCCCCCGCAGACAACCATCCGTCCGATGAGGCCCCCACCTCCTCGCAGGAGGCCACCCAGTCCTTGTCGGCGCGTGGCTCCAACCGGTCCCGACAGCCCGACAACCAGGCCTTCAGGGACTTCATCGGCTCGGGCTGGGGGCCCCGGCCCGAGGGGCTGCCCGCCCGCAGCGAGGCGGCGCCGTGGGCGGCGGCCCGGCGTGAGGCCCTGGGGCGGCTCTTCCCCGGGGAGCGTCTGGTGCTGCCCGCGGGCGCGCTCAAGGTGCGCAACAACGACTGCGACTATCGGTTCAGGCCCCACAGCGCCTTCGCCCACCTGGCCGGAACCGGCACGGACTTCGAGCCTGACGCCGTGCTCGTCCTGGACCCTCTCACCTCGGCGGACCAGGACGCGGGGTCCCCGGACGACGTCGATGACATCGATGTCGCAGATGGTGCCGCCCCGACGCACGAGGCGGTCCTCTACTTCCGACCTCGGGCCTCGCGCTCCAGCCAGGAGTTCTACGGCGACCCCCGCTATGGCGAGCTGTGGGTGGGCGTGCGCCCCTCCCTGGAGGAGGTCGAGTCGTCCACCGGCATGCGCTGCGCCCACATCGACTCCCTGCCCGATGCGCTGGCCAAGGACGCCGGTCCGGGCGCGGTCGGGCTGCGCGTCGTCGCCGAGGCCGATGAGTCCGTCACCGCTCTGGTGTCCACCACCCGCCAGCAGGTCGGGCAGCAGACCGGTGAGGCCGCCGCGGAGGTCGACGCCGGCCTGGCCGAGGCCGCCAGCGAGCTGCGCCTGATCAAGGACCCCTGGGAGATAGACCAGCTGCGCGCCGCCATCGCCGCCACCAAGGCCGGTTTCGACGACCTCATCCGCTCCATCCCCCGCGCCCGCGGCCACTGGCGCGGTGAGCGCGTCCTGGAGGGGGCTTTCGGCGCCAAGGCCCGCGAGGAGGGCAACGGCCTGGGCTATGACACGATCGCCGCGGCCGGCAACCACGCCAACACGCTGCACTGGATCAACAACGACGGCGCTGTCGAGCCCGGCCAGCTGGTCCTCGTTGACGCCGGCGTCGAGGTCGACTCCCTCTACACCGCTGACGTCACCCGCACGATCCCGGTCGACGGCCGCTTCACCGAGGCTCAGCGGCGGATCTACCAGGCGGTTCTGGACGCCGCCGATGCCGCCTTCGCCCGTGCGGGCACACCGGGATGCCGCTTCAAGGACGTCCACGCCGCCGCCATGGAGGTGATCGCCGCCCGCCTGGAGGAGTGGGGGATGCTGCCCGAGGGCGTGAGCGCAGCCGAGTCCCTGGCCCCCGAGGGCCAGTACCACCGGCGCTGGATGGTTCACGGCACCAGCCACCACCTGGGCCTGGACGTCCACGACTGCGCCCAGGCGCGCCGCGAGATGTACATGGAGGCCGAGCTCAGGCCGGGCATGTGCTTCACCATCGAGCCGGGGCTGTACTTCCGCGAGGACGATCTGCTGGTGCCCGCCGAGATGCGCGGCACGGGCGTGCGCATCGAGGACGACGTCGTCGTGCGCGAGGACGGCAGCGTGGAGCGTCTCACCCAGGACGTGCCCCGCACCGTGGAGGAGGTTGAGGCCTGGGTCAGTGGGCTCATCGCCTGA
- a CDS encoding Gfo/Idh/MocA family protein has protein sequence MSELSPMTDTAAATRRADDAPVRFGVIGAGFIARWFAEAVSHEPAAQLVSVTSAHLERAVAFASEHGIPYAHASLEEMLDAHGPGSTAPIDVIHVGSPNSLHAQHAIAALKAGFHVLVEKPFALTRSQAEEMVEAARTADRFLMEAWLSAFEPGVARLREQLPRLGRLHRAVLSKEQFSSRMEAYRAGGLPPAFDPALGGGSLMDLGVYPVSLAIHLFGEPDRVTATGALLECGVDARGTVVLSYDSGEHAGLEVVCLHSKTSPGTESSFAGDHDVLSIDDCQWPRRIGLRGPAAVTGAGEDLSVERGAQGSGHQLAYELAEVCRLVRAGARESDLHPLSRSVAAVGVLQEARRQVGVRFPADEQG, from the coding sequence ATGAGTGAGCTGAGCCCCATGACGGATACTGCGGCCGCCACGCGTCGCGCCGACGACGCCCCAGTCCGCTTCGGGGTGATCGGGGCCGGTTTCATCGCCCGGTGGTTCGCCGAGGCCGTCTCCCACGAGCCGGCCGCCCAGCTCGTGTCCGTCACCTCCGCTCACCTCGAGCGCGCCGTCGCCTTCGCCTCCGAACACGGGATCCCGTATGCCCATGCCTCGCTCGAGGAGATGCTCGACGCCCACGGCCCGGGCTCGACGGCTCCGATCGACGTCATCCACGTGGGCTCCCCGAACTCCCTGCACGCGCAGCATGCGATCGCGGCGCTGAAGGCAGGTTTCCACGTTCTGGTGGAGAAGCCCTTCGCTCTGACGCGCTCGCAGGCTGAGGAGATGGTGGAGGCGGCGCGGACGGCCGACCGCTTCCTCATGGAGGCGTGGCTGTCCGCCTTCGAACCCGGGGTGGCCCGGTTGCGTGAGCAGCTGCCGCGGCTGGGGCGGCTGCACCGGGCGGTGCTGTCCAAGGAGCAGTTCTCCTCGCGGATGGAGGCCTACCGGGCCGGGGGCCTGCCACCGGCCTTCGACCCGGCGCTGGGCGGCGGCTCCCTCATGGACCTGGGCGTCTATCCGGTGAGCCTGGCCATTCACCTCTTCGGTGAGCCGGACCGGGTGACGGCCACGGGAGCGCTGCTGGAGTGCGGAGTTGACGCACGGGGCACGGTGGTCCTGTCCTACGACTCCGGTGAGCACGCCGGGTTGGAGGTCGTCTGTCTGCACTCCAAGACCTCTCCGGGGACGGAGTCGAGCTTCGCCGGGGACCACGATGTGCTGAGCATCGACGACTGCCAGTGGCCCCGGCGCATCGGGCTGCGCGGCCCTGCGGCGGTGACGGGTGCGGGTGAGGACCTGTCGGTCGAACGCGGTGCTCAGGGCTCCGGCCACCAGCTCGCCTACGAGCTGGCCGAGGTGTGCCGCCTGGTGCGTGCCGGCGCGCGCGAGTCCGATCTGCACCCACTGAGCCGCTCTGTGGCGGCGGTCGGGGTTCTGCAGGAGGCCCGCCGCCAGGTGGGGGTGCGTTTTCCGGCCGATGAGCAGGGCTGA